From Inquilinus sp. Marseille-Q2685:
CGCCGCCACGGGCTTGGCCGCCTCGGCGAAGTCCAGGGTGACGGCGAGGCCGGGGTGGGCATCCGACAGCGTCAGCCGGATCTCGTGCAGCTGCGCCACCGCGGCCACCAGGCTGAGGCCCAGGCCGCTGCCCGGGGTCATCCGGCTGGCGTCGAGCCGGAAGAAGCGCTGGAACACCTTTTCGCGCGCCGCCTCCGGGATGCCGGGGCCGGTGTCGCGCACCTGCCCGACCGGCCCTTCGGGCCCGGGCGCCAGCGATACCGAGATCGCGGTCCCGGCGGGGGTGTGGCGGATCGTGTTCTCCACCAGATTGGCCAGCATCTGGGTCAGGAGCTGCCGGTCGCCGCGGATCCGCAGCCCGGGCGCCACGGTGCCGGCCAGCCGGTGCCCGGAATCGTCGGCCACCGGGCCGTAGGTGTCGATGATGGTCTCGAACACGCCCGACAGGTCGACCGGGGCGAAGCCCTCGCGCCGCGCGCCGGATTCGATCTGGGCGATGCGCAGCAGCGCCGCGAAGACGCCGAGGATACCGTCGATGTCGGCCACGGCCCGCTCCACCGCGGCGTCGTAGTCCTGGGCCGAGGCGGCCTTGAGCCGCGCCGCCTCGAGGCGCTGGCGCATGTGCGACAGCGGCGTCCGCAGGTCGTGCGCGATGTCGCTGGAGACCTGGTGCAGCCCCTGCATCAGCTGCTGGATGCGGTCCAGCATGGCGTTCAGGTTGTCGGCCAGGCGGTCGAACTCGTCGGCCTTGCCGCGGCTCGGCACCCGCTCGTCCAGATGGCCGTCCATGATGTGGCGGGCGGCGGTGTTCACCGCCTCCACCCGGCGCAGGAAGCGGGCGCTCAGCACCAGGCCGCCGGCCAGCGCCAGCAGCACCGTCGCCGCGGCGCCGGCCAGGAAGAAGCGGGTGATGCCCTCCTCCAGCTCGTCCAGATCGTGGGTGTCGCGGCCGATGAACAGGTGCAGCTCCGGCGTCAGGTCGACGCCCAGCCCGCGGATGACATGGCGCTCAGGCGTGCCGTCGCCGTCGGTCGTCTCCAGCGGAATGTCGGCCCAGCCGGTCGCGACCGGCAGGGGCCGCAGATTGCCGGCCAGCACGCCGCCCTCGGCATCCTGCAGCGCGTAATAGTAGTAATCCGGATCGATATCGGTGATGCGGTCGTTGATCGCCTTGACGATCTCGGGGGGCGACGCCCCGGCCATGGAATCCCGGACCGTCTTCATCTCCGCGCTGATCGACAGGTCGATCTGCTGGTCGGAATACCGCGTCATCGCCACATAGACGATGCTGGACACCACGATGATCGAGACGCTGAACAGCGCGGCGAAGCCCGCGGCCAGCCGGAACGTCGCGGTGCGGACCAGCCTGGTCCATGAGCTAACCAGGATCACGGAGGCAGTACCCAACGCCGCGGACGGTGTCGAGCAGTGGCGCGTCGAAGCCGCGGTCGATCTTGCCGCGCAACCGGCTGATATGGGTTTCCACCACCGTTGTCTGCGGCTCGAAATGGAACTCCCACACATGCTCGAGCAGCATGCTGCGGGTGACGATCTGGCCGGAATGCCGCATCAGGTATTCCAGCAGCTTGAACTCCCGCGGCTGCAGGTCGATCGCCTGGCCGGCCCGGGTGGCGGTCCGCTTCAGCAGGTCGATCTCGAGATCGGCGACGCGCAACGCGGTCTCGACCGCGGCGGCGCCGGCGCGGCGGGCGAGGGCGTCGACCCGGGCCAGCAGCTCCGCCAAAGCGAAGGGCTTGACCAGATAGTCGTCGCCGCCGGCATTCAGCCCTTCGACCCGGTCGCTGACCCCGCCCAGCGTGGTCAGGAACAGGATCGGCACCGTGTTGCCCTGCCCGCGCAGGCGGCGGGCCAGGGTGATGCCGTCGATGTCCGGCAGCATGCGGTCGACGATCAGCAGCCGCGGCGCGCAGCCGGCGCGGGCGCCGGCGGCACGGGCCAGCCCCTCGGCGCCGGTGACGCTGTGCTCGACCGCATGGCCGGCATGGCGCAGCGAGCCGATGATGTGCTGGGCCGTCTCGTTGTCGTCTTCGATCAGAAGGATCTGCATGGGCGCGTGAGGCTCTCGGACAGCGGATCGCTGGCATGACGGACGGACCACGCCGAGAGAGCTTCCCACCGCTCCCGCCGGACCGTCGCACGCCGAGACGGTGCCGCGGGCGTTTGACCCGGGGCGGGAGAGTAGGGGGAAGGCCCGCGGCGGCGTACTTACGTTTTGGTAATGAGGAGTCCATGTCGCCGCAGGGCCGTGTCCTCCGATACAATCGGCATCGCCCTTCCCCCGGGGCATGACACGCGGGTGCATCGTGAACGACAGGGATCTCAGGGTGTTCGAGGTGGTGGCCCGCACCGGCGGCATCGGCCGGGCGGCGGCCGAGCTGCACACCGTCCAGTCCAACGTCACCGCCCGGATCCGGGCGCTGGAGGAGGAGCTGGGCGTGACGCTGTTCGAACGGCACAGCCGCGGCGTCCTCCTGACCGCGGCCGGGCGGCGCCTCCTGCCCTATGCGGGGCGGGT
This genomic window contains:
- a CDS encoding response regulator transcription factor; the protein is MQILLIEDDNETAQHIIGSLRHAGHAVEHSVTGAEGLARAAGARAGCAPRLLIVDRMLPDIDGITLARRLRGQGNTVPILFLTTLGGVSDRVEGLNAGGDDYLVKPFALAELLARVDALARRAGAAAVETALRVADLEIDLLKRTATRAGQAIDLQPREFKLLEYLMRHSGQIVTRSMLLEHVWEFHFEPQTTVVETHISRLRGKIDRGFDAPLLDTVRGVGYCLRDPG
- a CDS encoding HAMP domain-containing sensor histidine kinase — protein: MILVSSWTRLVRTATFRLAAGFAALFSVSIIVVSSIVYVAMTRYSDQQIDLSISAEMKTVRDSMAGASPPEIVKAINDRITDIDPDYYYYALQDAEGGVLAGNLRPLPVATGWADIPLETTDGDGTPERHVIRGLGVDLTPELHLFIGRDTHDLDELEEGITRFFLAGAAATVLLALAGGLVLSARFLRRVEAVNTAARHIMDGHLDERVPSRGKADEFDRLADNLNAMLDRIQQLMQGLHQVSSDIAHDLRTPLSHMRQRLEAARLKAASAQDYDAAVERAVADIDGILGVFAALLRIAQIESGARREGFAPVDLSGVFETIIDTYGPVADDSGHRLAGTVAPGLRIRGDRQLLTQMLANLVENTIRHTPAGTAISVSLAPGPEGPVGQVRDTGPGIPEAAREKVFQRFFRLDASRMTPGSGLGLSLVAAVAQLHEIRLTLSDAHPGLAVTLDFAEAAKPVAAAGRGAAARGEARHGQRPAPPRGVPVAAPRHRP